One genomic region from Leptospira montravelensis encodes:
- the rpsF gene encoding 30S ribosomal protein S6: protein MRNYEITNILREGNVEETKSAVKDLLSKYNFTIQGEEDWGSKRLWHPVGQDEQGHFTLIKCSGAPQEVAKIEHEFKLNANILKTLVIRANG, encoded by the coding sequence ATGAGAAACTACGAAATCACGAATATTCTTCGTGAAGGGAATGTAGAAGAGACGAAGTCTGCAGTAAAAGACTTACTCTCCAAATACAACTTCACGATCCAAGGCGAAGAGGATTGGGGTTCTAAAAGACTCTGGCATCCGGTTGGACAAGACGAACAAGGTCACTTCACACTTATCAAGTGTTCCGGCGCACCACAAGAAGTTGCAAAGATCGAACATGAGTTTAAACTCAATGCCAACATCTTAAAAACCCTCGTAATTAGGGCCAATGGCTAA
- a CDS encoding single-stranded DNA-binding protein has product MANDLNKILIIGRMTRDPEFKSVNGSSVVNFSIANNRVYVTNGEKKEETHYFDCVAWGRLADILKQYAGKGKQVAIEGRLQQQSWETPEGKKASKIRVYVESAQLLGGQGQGGGSGGDRSDSSNSYDSGVSSGYDDYPAGDDDIPF; this is encoded by the coding sequence ATGGCTAACGATCTCAATAAAATACTTATAATCGGTCGAATGACCCGTGATCCGGAATTTAAATCGGTGAACGGAAGTTCTGTTGTCAATTTTTCAATTGCGAATAACAGAGTTTATGTGACTAACGGTGAAAAAAAAGAGGAAACTCATTATTTTGACTGTGTGGCATGGGGCCGACTTGCTGACATTTTAAAACAATATGCTGGCAAAGGAAAACAAGTAGCGATTGAAGGTCGACTGCAACAACAGTCCTGGGAAACTCCTGAAGGCAAAAAAGCCTCTAAAATCCGCGTCTATGTTGAATCCGCACAATTGTTGGGCGGCCAAGGACAGGGTGGTGGATCAGGTGGTGACCGTTCTGACAGTTCCAATTCTTATGATTCCGGCGTAAGTAGTGGTTATGATGATTATCCAGCCGGTGATGACGACATTCCTTTTTGA
- the rpsR gene encoding 30S ribosomal protein S18, translated as MEDDEKGGFRGKDGEGKFGRKNAKYKKKVCKFCADKALLAGLDYKRVDILERFVTNRGKIIPRRITGTCGKHQRALAREIRKSRSIGLLPFKVL; from the coding sequence ATGGAAGACGACGAAAAAGGCGGTTTCCGTGGTAAAGACGGAGAAGGCAAATTCGGTCGTAAAAACGCAAAATATAAAAAGAAAGTATGTAAGTTCTGTGCTGACAAAGCCTTACTTGCAGGTCTTGATTACAAACGAGTAGACATCTTAGAAAGATTTGTTACCAACCGTGGTAAAATCATTCCAAGAAGAATCACTGGAACTTGTGGCAAACACCAAAGAGCCCTTGCTCGTGAAATCAGAAAATCCAGATCTATCGGTTTACTACCGTTTAAAGTTCTGTAG
- the rplI gene encoding 50S ribosomal protein L9, which produces MKVVLQKDVLNLGDAGDVKEVADGYARNFLIPRRFAVRANDGNTKAAIHQKRLAELKRDKRVKVMKELSTSIDGKTYEVKVKVGENDKLFGSVTANDIALAIKNTGVELDKRKLDLGEPIKSVGEFKIKVRLAEGVVPQIVVKVVGQA; this is translated from the coding sequence ATGAAAGTTGTATTACAAAAAGACGTATTAAATCTTGGTGATGCTGGTGATGTAAAAGAAGTTGCAGATGGTTATGCACGTAACTTCCTCATCCCTAGAAGATTTGCTGTCCGTGCAAATGATGGAAACACTAAAGCTGCGATTCACCAAAAGAGACTTGCTGAACTCAAACGCGACAAACGCGTAAAAGTGATGAAAGAACTTTCTACTTCAATAGATGGTAAAACATACGAAGTAAAAGTGAAAGTGGGCGAAAACGACAAACTTTTTGGTTCTGTTACAGCGAATGACATTGCACTTGCAATTAAAAACACTGGAGTAGAACTCGACAAACGTAAGTTAGATTTAGGTGAGCCAATTAAATCTGTTGGTGAATTTAAAATCAAAGTTCGTTTGGCTGAAGGTGTTGTACCTCAAATCGTAGTTAAAGTCGTCGGCCAAGCATAG
- the dnaB gene encoding replicative DNA helicase — protein MNSNPLQEIESEKNLIGYLLMRGVAGQEDLGLSPDDFYMDTHRRVFEAVTDLINEGINIDLVTVTNQMREKRLFKDESRDLEYITSLYKDTVPFQPLEYYVRRVKRVSDRRKYVEALNQAIDKVKIEPGENDSIFSLVEQSLMDISRQERSKGLRKVKDDANALIDYIKNVVAASQNGTGGINGLKTHFTGLDMATTGLKSHELMILAARPGNGKTTFALNIAANAALKERKTVVIFSLEMSRIELLLKLISADARIDSYALKAGTLTSAQMTQLKDSIGNITSASLYIDDSGYLTIQEFSARLRQLRTTEEVGLVIVDYLQLMSDPKAAMGGRQQEVANISRGLKQMAREVGCPIIALSQMNRSIENRSKDQRPQLSDLRESGAIEQDADIVCFIYREEMVKPPEELDPNKRGMAEIIIAKNRAGATADFPLMFNPKISRFDNVPL, from the coding sequence ATGAATTCTAACCCCCTTCAGGAGATAGAGTCTGAGAAGAACTTAATCGGTTACCTACTCATGAGAGGGGTAGCCGGGCAGGAAGACTTAGGTCTAAGCCCGGACGACTTCTATATGGACACACATAGGCGTGTCTTTGAAGCCGTCACTGATCTTATTAACGAAGGGATCAATATCGACCTAGTTACGGTCACAAACCAAATGCGGGAAAAACGTCTTTTTAAAGATGAGTCCCGCGACTTGGAATACATCACTTCTCTTTACAAAGATACAGTTCCTTTCCAACCATTAGAATACTATGTTCGGCGTGTGAAACGTGTTTCCGACAGACGTAAGTATGTCGAAGCATTAAACCAAGCCATTGACAAAGTTAAAATTGAACCTGGAGAAAACGATTCTATATTTAGTCTCGTAGAACAGTCGCTCATGGACATTTCTCGCCAAGAGAGATCCAAAGGTTTACGAAAAGTAAAAGACGATGCCAACGCCCTGATTGATTACATTAAAAATGTAGTCGCTGCCAGCCAAAATGGAACGGGTGGTATCAATGGATTAAAAACCCATTTTACTGGTCTCGATATGGCAACCACAGGTCTTAAATCTCACGAACTTATGATCCTTGCGGCACGTCCTGGAAACGGAAAAACTACGTTTGCTTTGAATATCGCTGCCAATGCCGCTTTGAAAGAACGTAAAACCGTTGTTATCTTTTCCCTTGAGATGAGCCGGATCGAATTACTTCTCAAACTCATCAGTGCGGATGCAAGGATTGATTCCTATGCCTTAAAAGCAGGAACTCTCACTTCGGCACAAATGACACAACTGAAAGACAGTATTGGGAACATTACCTCTGCTAGTTTATATATTGATGATTCAGGATATTTGACCATCCAAGAATTTTCGGCAAGACTACGCCAACTTCGGACTACTGAAGAAGTGGGTCTTGTGATTGTGGATTATTTGCAGCTCATGAGTGATCCGAAAGCCGCTATGGGAGGAAGGCAACAAGAGGTTGCCAATATTTCCAGGGGTCTTAAACAAATGGCAAGGGAAGTGGGTTGTCCTATCATCGCTTTATCACAGATGAACCGTTCCATTGAAAACCGCTCCAAAGACCAAAGGCCACAACTCTCCGACTTACGGGAGTCAGGTGCCATTGAACAGGATGCGGACATTGTATGTTTTATTTATCGGGAAGAAATGGTGAAACCTCCCGAGGAGCTTGACCCAAACAAAAGGGGAATGGCAGAGATCATTATCGCCAAAAACAGAGCGGGTGCTACGGCCGATTTTCCATTGATGTTCAATCCGAAAATCAGCCGTTTCGACAACGTTCCATTATAA
- the aspS gene encoding aspartate--tRNA ligase has protein sequence MNQWVSSEYKNRISATSVSDAFVGKTLFLSGWAFRYRDQGGVIFIDLRDRSGILQIVARKEILGDDFSKVEKIRSEFVIAVKGKLSLRDAESVNPKMETGKYELIADSVEILNTSKTPPFTLDEFDPSGEEIRLKYRYLDMRREELRDRLVLRHKLTFALREYLDSKSFLEIETPILNKSTPEGARDFLVPSRLNAGEFYALPQSPQLFKQILMIGGMERYFQIVKCFRDEDLRADRQPEFTQLDMEFSFVTEEDIRREIEAMWAFALKKVFQLEVNAPFATMPYHVAMEEYGSDKPDIRFGMKLVNVSEIVKDADFQVFSAAVSGGGVVKAICVPGGSVISRKEIEDLTSWLSRDFRAKGLAYMKHGANGLESTITKRFTPDALAAIAKAVGSKEGDMVFFGADSSKIVNASLGALRLKLSEKYDPPKVPYSFHWVVDFPMFELDETTKTWTFLHHPFTSPKEEDFDKLRDWKAGKEVDLSSIGAKAYDLVLNGTEIGGGSIRIHNPEIQSLVLEAIGIGEEDAKSKFGFLLDALSFGAPPHGGIAFGVDRIMMLLTGGTSIRDVIAFPKTQKGTCMMSEAPGPVEAKQLEELKLRVVTI, from the coding sequence TTGAATCAGTGGGTCAGTTCCGAATACAAAAATAGAATTAGCGCAACAAGTGTCTCCGATGCCTTTGTTGGTAAAACTTTATTCCTTTCCGGTTGGGCTTTTCGTTACCGCGACCAAGGTGGTGTGATCTTTATCGATCTTCGTGATCGTTCGGGAATTTTACAAATCGTTGCGAGAAAAGAAATTTTGGGAGATGACTTTTCCAAAGTAGAAAAAATTCGTTCTGAGTTTGTGATTGCTGTCAAAGGAAAACTTTCTCTAAGGGATGCCGAATCCGTGAATCCAAAAATGGAAACCGGCAAATATGAGTTAATTGCTGATTCCGTAGAAATTTTAAATACATCCAAAACTCCTCCCTTTACTTTAGATGAGTTTGATCCTTCGGGCGAAGAAATTCGCTTGAAGTATCGTTATCTTGATATGCGAAGAGAAGAACTTCGTGACCGATTAGTATTACGTCACAAACTAACGTTTGCTTTACGGGAATACTTAGATAGTAAATCCTTTTTAGAAATTGAAACTCCTATTTTAAATAAATCCACACCGGAAGGGGCACGGGACTTTCTTGTTCCTTCTCGTTTGAATGCCGGTGAGTTTTATGCTCTCCCACAGTCTCCCCAACTTTTTAAACAAATCTTAATGATTGGGGGAATGGAAAGGTATTTCCAAATCGTAAAATGTTTTCGTGATGAAGACTTACGTGCAGACCGCCAACCAGAATTCACCCAACTCGATATGGAGTTTTCTTTTGTCACAGAAGAAGACATCCGTCGTGAAATTGAAGCTATGTGGGCATTTGCTTTAAAAAAAGTGTTCCAACTAGAAGTGAATGCACCATTTGCCACTATGCCATACCACGTGGCGATGGAAGAATATGGTTCTGACAAACCAGACATTCGTTTTGGAATGAAACTGGTGAATGTATCTGAGATTGTAAAAGATGCCGACTTCCAAGTGTTTAGTGCCGCTGTTTCCGGTGGTGGAGTGGTGAAGGCGATTTGTGTTCCGGGTGGGTCTGTGATTTCCAGAAAAGAAATTGAAGACTTAACTTCTTGGTTATCCCGTGACTTCCGTGCCAAAGGCCTTGCTTACATGAAACACGGGGCAAATGGACTTGAGTCCACCATCACCAAACGATTTACACCGGATGCGCTTGCCGCCATTGCCAAAGCGGTTGGATCTAAAGAAGGAGATATGGTATTTTTTGGCGCCGACTCCTCAAAAATTGTGAATGCATCCCTTGGTGCTTTACGATTGAAATTATCCGAAAAATATGATCCACCTAAGGTTCCTTATAGTTTCCATTGGGTTGTGGATTTTCCTATGTTTGAACTGGATGAAACCACAAAAACTTGGACCTTCCTCCACCATCCCTTTACTTCTCCCAAAGAGGAAGACTTTGACAAACTGAGAGATTGGAAAGCTGGGAAAGAGGTTGACCTTTCTTCGATTGGTGCTAAAGCTTATGATCTAGTTCTCAATGGCACAGAAATTGGGGGTGGATCGATCCGGATTCACAACCCAGAAATCCAAAGCCTAGTTTTGGAAGCCATTGGAATTGGAGAAGAGGATGCTAAATCCAAATTCGGATTTTTACTCGATGCTTTATCGTTTGGAGCTCCACCACATGGGGGGATTGCCTTTGGAGTGGATCGGATTATGATGTTACTCACTGGGGGAACTTCCATTCGTGATGTCATTGCCTTCCCAAAAACACAAAAAGGAACCTGTATGATGAGTGAAGCGCCAGGTCCTGTGGAAGCAAAACAACTAGAAGAATTAAAACTCAGGGTAGTCACTATCTAA